The following coding sequences are from one Treponema parvum window:
- a CDS encoding outer membrane lipoprotein-sorting protein, translating into MVFMNKKVFFILACAVCTAFVFSQSISVPKDQSDSLLKKAEENTAFFDTDFSAFYTIVREKPGEGKNLLEAKMYRRDSDSKWTVLMTGPAKEKGKGYLQVEGNIWFYDPADRRFTFTNARDKFQNTNANTSDFMPQRYHKDYSIEKSEYVTLGKFECVVFNLKARVDGTDYPELKLWVTKDDGLVRKKEDYSLSGQLLRTTAIPSYQIIKSNGKNYFVPVNMIILDNLRGKKINEKMQYERTLVSISNATFSKVEDFVYTKPFLETAGSQ; encoded by the coding sequence ATGGTTTTTATGAACAAGAAAGTTTTTTTTATTTTAGCATGTGCCGTTTGCACAGCTTTTGTGTTTTCTCAGAGTATTTCAGTTCCGAAAGATCAATCCGATTCGCTTTTAAAAAAAGCCGAAGAAAATACAGCTTTTTTTGATACGGATTTTTCAGCTTTTTATACTATCGTTCGGGAAAAACCGGGCGAAGGCAAAAATCTCCTTGAAGCTAAAATGTACCGCCGCGACAGCGATTCTAAATGGACGGTTTTGATGACAGGACCTGCAAAAGAAAAGGGAAAAGGCTATCTTCAAGTGGAAGGCAATATATGGTTTTACGATCCCGCCGACCGACGCTTTACGTTTACAAATGCGCGGGACAAATTTCAAAATACAAATGCAAATACTTCCGATTTTATGCCGCAGCGTTATCATAAAGATTATTCAATTGAAAAATCCGAATACGTAACGCTTGGAAAATTTGAATGTGTCGTGTTTAATCTTAAAGCGAGGGTAGACGGTACTGATTATCCTGAGCTTAAATTGTGGGTTACGAAAGACGACGGACTGGTCCGCAAAAAAGAAGACTACAGTTTGTCCGGCCAGCTTTTAAGAACGACCGCGATACCTTCTTATCAGATTATAAAATCCAACGGGAAAAATTATTTTGTTCCGGTAAACATGATTATCTTGGATAATTTGCGCGGAAAAAAAATAAATGAAAAAATGCAGTATGAGAGAACATTGGTAAGCATTTCCAACGCGACTTTTTCTAAAGTTGAAGATTTTGTATACACAAAGCCGTTTTTAGAGACGGCAGGTTCTCAGTGA
- a CDS encoding ABC transporter ATP-binding protein, translating into MSVIELNEICKIYPMGRIKLKAVDAASFSIRKGEFAAISGPSGSGKSTLLNIIGLIDTPTSGTLLINGIDVYKNTDLQNLTNVPAKLDSNLTDLRRQNIGFIFQTFNLIPVLNVWENIELPLKLGKLPEERSMNKRETKEWIEFLIETVGLTGWKKHKPAELSGGQRQRVAIARALATKAPIILADEPTANLDSKNGDQILELMKKLNRELRTTFVFSTHDAKIVSMADHVIGIKDGQIQ; encoded by the coding sequence ATGTCCGTAATCGAGCTTAACGAAATATGCAAAATATATCCTATGGGAAGGATAAAATTAAAAGCCGTCGACGCAGCTTCGTTTTCGATTCGAAAAGGCGAATTTGCCGCGATATCAGGGCCTTCGGGGTCGGGCAAATCTACGCTTCTCAATATAATAGGACTCATCGATACCCCCACGTCGGGTACGCTTTTGATCAACGGAATCGATGTTTACAAGAATACGGACTTACAGAATTTAACCAATGTACCTGCAAAACTGGATTCTAACCTTACCGACCTCCGACGTCAAAACATAGGTTTTATTTTTCAGACATTCAATCTCATTCCCGTTTTGAACGTGTGGGAAAACATCGAACTGCCGCTCAAACTGGGCAAACTTCCTGAAGAACGGAGCATGAACAAACGCGAAACTAAAGAATGGATAGAGTTTTTGATAGAAACCGTAGGGCTCACAGGTTGGAAAAAACACAAACCTGCGGAACTTTCAGGCGGACAAAGGCAGCGCGTTGCGATCGCTCGCGCTCTTGCAACAAAGGCGCCGATAATATTGGCCGACGAACCTACAGCAAATCTCGATTCGAAAAACGGCGATCAAATCCTTGAGCTTATGAAAAAACTGAACAGAGAACTCCGCACTACTTTTGTCTTTTCGACTCACGACGCAAAAATAGTTTCTATGGCCGATCACGTAATTGGAATAAAAGACGGGCAAATTCAATAG
- a CDS encoding phosphodiester glycosidase family protein gives MPSDIDAAKVNESGIYGGDATDKSVFTQIAPDCVYLRSEDFYIPLIYHLLKIDLNGSIALTAFPPKIYEGQGVKGEKTSDFAFRTGAFIALNATPFAIPSIKAFFSYKDMRIPRGVYSEGGSDFFLPVAKYSSISFFRNKAEISVSQKEAASFSESPALTLGGFFTILKDGKKYGSYIDKKDSRTALGVSRDGSTLYVLCAEGEKKSKSRGLSYDECADVLLKYGAWEALEMDGGRSASLYINGKNMLSYKSSRKVGLNLGFLRMAKSGYVAERDMPDGTYAVQKGNASQ, from the coding sequence GTGCCTTCGGACATTGACGCTGCCAAAGTAAATGAAAGCGGAATTTACGGCGGAGACGCAACCGATAAAAGCGTTTTTACACAAATTGCGCCCGACTGCGTTTACCTTAGAAGTGAAGACTTCTACATACCGCTTATATATCATCTTTTAAAAATTGATTTGAACGGTTCGATTGCATTGACGGCGTTCCCTCCTAAAATTTATGAAGGGCAAGGCGTAAAAGGAGAAAAAACTTCGGATTTTGCGTTTAGAACGGGCGCTTTTATAGCGCTGAACGCAACGCCTTTTGCGATTCCTTCTATAAAGGCTTTTTTTTCATATAAAGACATGCGAATCCCTAGGGGCGTCTATAGTGAAGGCGGCTCGGATTTTTTTCTTCCCGTCGCAAAATATTCGTCGATAAGTTTTTTTAGAAACAAGGCTGAAATTTCCGTTTCGCAAAAAGAAGCCGCGTCTTTTTCCGAATCGCCTGCTTTGACTTTGGGCGGCTTTTTTACTATCCTAAAAGACGGAAAAAAATACGGCAGCTATATAGACAAAAAAGATTCAAGAACCGCATTGGGCGTTTCACGCGACGGAAGCACGCTGTATGTTCTTTGTGCGGAAGGTGAAAAGAAAAGCAAGAGCCGAGGCCTGAGCTATGATGAATGTGCCGACGTATTGCTGAAATACGGCGCATGGGAAGCCCTTGAAATGGACGGAGGAAGATCCGCCTCCTTGTATATAAACGGAAAGAATATGCTGTCATACAAGTCTTCAAGAAAGGTCGGCTTGAACCTTGGATTCTTGCGTATGGCTAAAAGCGGATACGTTGCCGAGCGCGATATGCCGGACGGAACTTATGCCGTGCAAAAAGGCAATGCGTCTCAATGA
- the ruvA gene encoding Holliday junction branch migration protein RuvA, with translation MFNSLTGTVTAKFPGALYIETHGIEWDLLVPDSTLDAVPPVGQVAKVYTWLLHRDDTMKLFGFASVKERALFLDLLKVDGVGAKGAVKILSNISGSQLVSALDEGNVAVLEKIPGVGKKTAAKMLLALKGKLTLDGEGLVRPQKTDAYSDVADSLSNMGYDRRDCAEVIDLLLVKLSEDSSFKAASHAEKEQILFRRALVELVR, from the coding sequence ATGTTCAACAGTCTTACTGGTACGGTGACGGCAAAATTTCCGGGCGCATTGTATATAGAAACTCACGGTATAGAATGGGATCTTCTTGTTCCAGACAGCACTCTTGACGCCGTTCCCCCAGTAGGACAGGTGGCAAAGGTCTATACATGGCTTTTGCACCGGGACGATACCATGAAGCTGTTCGGCTTCGCTTCCGTAAAAGAAAGAGCTTTGTTTTTGGATCTTCTCAAAGTTGACGGCGTTGGAGCAAAAGGAGCCGTAAAAATTCTTTCAAATATTTCCGGTTCTCAGCTGGTTTCGGCGCTGGACGAGGGAAACGTCGCCGTCCTTGAAAAAATTCCGGGAGTGGGCAAAAAGACCGCTGCCAAAATGCTGCTTGCGCTAAAGGGAAAGCTGACCCTTGACGGCGAAGGCCTTGTGCGGCCGCAAAAAACGGATGCGTATTCCGATGTCGCCGATTCTCTTTCGAATATGGGCTATGACAGGCGCGACTGTGCCGAGGTAATCGATCTGCTGCTTGTAAAACTTTCCGAAGACTCAAGTTTTAAAGCTGCTTCTCATGCCGAAAAGGAACAGATACTTTTCAGGCGCGCCCTTGTAGAACTTGTGCGGTAA